One Lachancea thermotolerans CBS 6340 chromosome F complete sequence DNA window includes the following coding sequences:
- a CDS encoding KLTH0F09680p (similar to uniprot|P47771 Saccharomyces cerevisiae YMR170C ALD2 Cytosolic aldehyde dehydrogenase that uses NAD as the preferred coenzyme expression is induced in response to high osmotic stress) — translation MSLFTEISIPQLNISYKQPVGLFINNKFVESSENEQIETVNPATGEAITKFHAASEADIDKAVAAAREAYESTWSKTSPEERGVLLGKLGQLIEQEKELLAAIETVDSGKPYYTNALGDLEQILQLTRYYAGAADKFTQGKLLPVSSDKYAYTVKAPYGVVAQVVPWNYPLAMASWKMQGCLAAGNTIVIKPAENTSLSLLYFAQLVEKAGFPPGVVNVVPGYGGVAGSRLAAHPDVDKIAFTGSTAVGQKVMAAAAMSNLKAVTLECGGKSPALVFEDANLDEAVKWTAAGIYYNSGQNCTANSRIYVQESVYEKFLLKFTAHVQETWKFGKTSDLFDQECTVGPVVSKTQYERVQGYIEHGKSTEKLSLKQMGQPSDSKGYFITPTIFINVPQDSKLNQEEIFGPVAVIAKFKDYKEGIALANDTSYGLASAVFTEDIRKANYFARDIKAGTVWINSSNDEEVSVPFGGFKMSGIGRELGESGMDAYLQTKAVHVNISKL, via the coding sequence ATGTCTCTATTCACCGAAATCAGCATTCCTCAGCTCAACATCAGCTACAAGCAGCCCGTTGGATtattcatcaacaacaagttcGTAGAGTCCAGCGAAAATGAGCAAATCGAGACTGTGAACCCAGCCACGGGCGAGGCAATCACGAAGTTCCACGCGGCCTCCGAGGCCGACATCGACAAGGCGGTggcagcggcgcgcgaGGCGTACGagagtacgtggagtaaAACTTCGCCAGAGGAGCGTGGCGTGCTGCTTGGGAAGCTAGGTCAGCTCATAGAGcaggaaaaagagctgctgGCAGCGATCGAAACGGTGGACTCGGGCAAGCCCTACTATACCAACGCGCTGGGCGATCTCGAGCAGATCTTGCAGCTGACGCGCTACTACGCAGGGGCGGCGGACAAGTTCACGCAGGGCAAATTACTCCCGGTGAGCAGTGACAAGTACGCTTACACCGTCAAGGCGCCATACGGTGTGGTGGCGCAGGTAGTGCCCTGGAACTACCCGCTGGCCATGGCGAGCTGGAAGATGCAAGGCTGCCTTGCGGCCGGCAACACGATTGTCATCAAACCCGCGGAGAACACCTCGCTATCGCTCCTATACTTCGCGCAGCTGGTCGAGAAAGCAGGCTTTCCACCCGGCGTAGTCAATGTTGTTCCTGGCTACGGAGGCGTCGCGGGATCTAGGCTGGCAGCCCACCCCGATGTCGACAAGATAGCCTTCACAGGTAGCACCGCAGTAGGCCAAAAGGTCATGGCCGCAGCTGCCATGTCCAACCTGAAAGCGGTCACCTTGGAGTGCGGCGGAAAATCGCCCGCGCTTGTGTTTGAGGATGCCAATCTCGACGAGGCAGTCAAGTGGACCGCAGCCGGAATCTACTACAACTCGGGCCAGAACTGTACTGCCAACTCCCGTATTTACGTGCAAGAATCTGTCTACGAGAAGTTCCTACTTAAGTTTACTGCTCACGTCCAGGAGACATGGAAATTCGGCAAAACTTCCGATCTCTTTGACCAAGAGTGCACAGTGGGGCCAGTcgtttcaaaaactcagTACGAGAGAGTGCAAGGATACATCGAGCACGGCAAGTCCACTGAGAAACTAAGCTTGAAGCAGATGGGCCAACCATCGGACTCTAAGGGCTACTTTATCACGCCCACTATCTTTATTAATGTTCCTCAAGACTCCAAGCTTAACCAGGAGGAAATCTTTGGGCCTGTGGCTGTCATTGCGAAGTTTAAAGACTACAAAGAAGGTATCGCTCTTGCCAACGACACTAGCTACGGACTTGCATCTGCTGTTTTCACGGAAGACATTCGTAAGGCAAACTACTTCGCTCGCGACATCAAAGCCGGGACCGTTTGGATCAACTCGTCCAACGACGAGGAGGTTAGTGTTCCTTTTGGTGGTTTCAAGATGAGCGGCATCGGCCGTGAGCTAGGTGAAAGTGGTATGGACGCATATTTACAAACGAAAGCTGTTCACGTTAACATTTCTAAATTGTGA
- the CEP3 gene encoding Cep3p (similar to uniprot|P40969 Saccharomyces cerevisiae YMR168C CEP3 Essential kinetochore protein component of the CBF3 complex that binds the CDEIII region of the centromere contains an N-terminal Zn2Cys6 type zinc finger domain a C-terminal acidic domain and a putative coiled coil dimerization domain): MLPQSRPVKSKNPCSVCTKRKVKCDRLVPCSNCVKREEEERCIASYRTKLDRAGDLLSESKHEFLTTWQAYDYWVFGIGIFQNGALNKKRSVDSRSFEEEEEESSYWRDGLNMDTSFKLLDFAIENLGSLFFGCVSDVGELYFKLEEYWGRLNDTQAAPTTDSLFSSAILWSIFTMAIFYMPIELLGKYFPSEQVARLYDSTPEQALTERLRMNLFEGFYRTTVNQLKKADFLRNPVVETIQTYLILAATPFPALEPSLANSLLTQCLHLAKYWRLDQFRPLVTDTPDLRLTKVVCEKLWYRLCVQDFWQSGPNKPLSIHEDNISLLSHAAYLMDRPNVDVYQSEDTFEALIWKIVSLDRDLEKYFITTSKPPLKTIDAIQRQIDIFSQKINSTDAQASTTARCDKFLAGFLLNFVNWKLSNLNYIYYDPHTGAARLNHYTTVLIAQVLHNIKNKLDFYNRMPLVLRIITKLMTFHTLCNVYDDSATNEQLALDLSEVFAGLGEVSSSLTTPTSKLLDRVRKLKPIWRNVRVVDSESSSNHPVFKILQDDIVFLRDSCTKRLPKFLAAHSSKDRLDDGLEAEPQSREFLQIVANFEKSYPLNKILNLCD; the protein is encoded by the coding sequence ATGCTTCCTCAGTCGCGGCCTGTTAAATCCAAAAACCCTTGTTCAGTGTGCACTAAACGCAAGGTTAAGTGTGACCGGCTAGTGCCTTGCTCGAACTGTGTaaagagagaagaagaagagcgtTGTATCGCCTCTTACAGGACCAAACTCGACAGAGCTGGAGACCTCCTGTCTGAGAGCAAGCATGAGTTCTTAACAACGTGGCAAGCATACGATTATTGGGTATTTGGGATTGgcattttccaaaatggtgcgttgaacaaaaagcgTTCTGTTGACAGCCGGagtttcgaagaagaagaagaagagtcAAGTTACTGGAGGGACGGACTTAACATGGATACATCGTTTAAATTGCTTGACTTCGCCATCGAGAATCTTGGGTCGCTCTTTTTCGGTTGCGTGAGTGATGTCGGTGAGCTGTATTTCAAGCTGGAAGAGTATTGGGGAAGATTAAATGATACACAAGCAGCGCCAACAACTGATAGCTTATTTTCAAGCGCTATTTTGTGGTCAATCTTTACTATGGCTATTTTCTACATGCCTATAGAGCTGCTGGGAAAGTATTTCCCGTCTGAACAGGTTGCGAGACTTTATGACAGCACACCAGAACAGGCATTGACTGAGCGGCTCCGAATGAATCTCTTCGAAGGGTTCTATCGAACGACAGTGAACCAGCTCAAGAAGGCAGATTTTCTGAGGAATCCAGTAGTTGAAACTATCCAGACCTATCTAATTCTGGCTGCCACCCCTTTCCCAGCGCTTGAACCGTCTCTGGCAAATAGCTTACTAACTCAATGCCTTCACCTCGCGAAATATTGGAGGTTAGATCAGTTTAGGCCCTTGGTTACTGATACACCAGACCTTAGACTTACAAAAGTTGTATGTGAAAAATTGTGGTATCGGTTGTGTgtccaagatttttggCAGTCCGGCCCGAACAAGCCCTTGTCAATACATGAAGATAACATTTCGCTACTAAGTCATGCAGCATACCTAATGGACCGGCCGAATGTCGATGTCTACCAAAGCGAAGACACGTTTGAAGCCTTAATTTGGAAAATAGTATCTCTTGATAGGGACCTCGAGAAATACTTCATTACTACATCCAAGCCCCCACTTAAAACCATTGATGCCATACAGCGGCAGATTGATATTTTCTCACAAAAAATCAACTCGACTGATGCTCAAGCTTCGACAACGGCTAGGTGCGACAAATTCTTAGCTGGATTTTTGCTCAATTTCGTCAACTGGAAACTGAGCAACCTCAATTACATATACTATGACCCGCACACTGGGGCTGCCAGGTTGAACCACTACACCACAGTGCTGATAGCTCAAGTCTTGCACAACATAAAGAATAAGCTTGATTTCTATAATCGAATGCCACTTGTTCTACGAATAATTACGAAGCTCATGACCTTCCACACCTTGTGTAATGTCTATGATGATTCTGCCACCAATGAGCAATTAGCACTTGACTTATCAGAGGTATTTGCGGGTCTTGGGGAAGTGTCGAGCTCTCTTACAACTCCAACGTCTAAACTATTGGACAGGGTGAGAAAGCTCAAACCTATTTGGCGCAATGTTCGCGTTGTAGATAGTGAGAGTTCTTCTAACCACCCCGTGTTCAAAATTCTGCAGGATGACATCGTCTTTCTTAGAGACAGCTGCACTAAAAGGCTCCCAAAGTTTTTGGCTGCTCATAGTTCGAAGGATAGATTGGATGACGGGTTAGAGGCGGAGCCGCAAAGCCGAGAATTTTTGCAAATTGTCGCCAACTTTGAGAAGTCCTACCCACTCAACAAAATATTGAATTTATGCGACTAA
- the MLH1 gene encoding mismatch repair ATPase MLH1 (similar to uniprot|Q2I041 Saccharomyces cerevisiae YMR167W MLH1) produces the protein MSAPLKIKPLAESVVNKIAAGEIIVAPVNALKEMMENSIDAGATAIDILIKEGGLKILQITDNGSGIDKSDLPILCQRFTTSKLKTFEDLSSIQTYGFRGEALASISHIARVTVTTKTKNEACAWRVSYSAGKMIGEPKPIAGRDGTIILVEDLFYNVQSRLRSLRSPGDEFAKILDCVGRYAINSKNVGFSCKKFGESQFALTVRYDADVRERVQAVFGRGTASNLIELKVPEIEGLGASASGQVSTLNFINKKSISPIFFINNRLVTCDPLRRALYQTYSSHLAKGNRPFIYLNVTIRPELVDVNVHPTKREVRFLHDEEIIEQIASQLGDVLSNCDTSRSFKTTSIFTQKPVSIRENLGKPHSQLINNIPVTPLGNKVKRQENKLVRIDASQTKITNYLRSAEYTENTEQSTPYKQSYEDDSIQSSCRASEGRQHQGSWIADTPSRRASKTSTYTVSRKTRVEVNLASVNMLRKEVDSSMNKDLTNIFANLTYIGLADEQRRLACIQHDLRLFLVDYGSICSELFYQVGLTDFANFGKIFLINEDESAGSQEEGLSVGSLLQEVVSSRGGSSTELIRPLWDMREMLEEYFSIELYGGDTHVENTKIKSLPLLIKGYIPPLSKLPHFLYRLLTKIDWSDEMKCLQGILKQIALLYVPEMIEQIDPEDSSIKEEERIRYLTDTENMEKILEETIFPCIKKRLLAPRDLMGNVVEVANLPGLYRIFERC, from the exons ATGTCAGCGCCTTTGAAGATAAAG CCATTGGCTGAGTCCGTGGTGAACAAAATTGCAGCAGGAGAAATTATCGTTGCACCTGtcaatgctttgaaagaaatgatgGAGAACTCCATCGATGCTGGAGCCACTGCGATTGATATTCTTATCAAAGAGGGAGGATTAAAAATTCTACAAATCACGGATAATGGAAGTGGCATTGACAAGAGCGACTTGCCTAttctttgtcaaagatTCACCACATCGAAACTGAAGACCTTTGAAGATCTGAGTTCGATACAAACCTATGGCTTTCGTGGGGAAGCGCTTGCTAGTATTTCACACATCGCGAGAGTAACAGTAACTACCAAAACTAAAAATGAGGCCTGCGCTTGGAGAGTCTCTTACTCAGCTGGTAAAATGATAGGAGAGCCGAAACCAATAGCTGGCCGGGACGGGACTATCATACTGGTCGAAGATCTATTTTACAACGTACAGTCCAGACTCAGGTCGCTGCGATCGCCCGGCGATGAGTTCGCCAAGATCTTGGATTGTGTTGGTCGGTATGCAATCAATTCCAAAAATGTAGGATTCTCTTGCAAAAAGTTTGGCGAATCGCAGTTTGCGTTGACTGTAAGATATGACGCGGATGTGAGAGAGAGAGTACAGGCGGTGTTTGGTCGAGGTACTGCTTCTAATCTGATCGAGTTGAAGGTTCCCGAAATCGAAGGTTTGGGAGCGTCAGCTAGCGGTCAAGTTAGCACGCTCAACTTTATTAATAAAAAGTCCATTTCtcccattttttttatcaACAACCGGCTTGTGACGTGTGATCCATTACGCAGGGCTCTTTATCAAACTTATTCGTCGCACCTGGCTAAGGGCAATAGACCTTTCATTTATCTGAACGTCACGATTCGCCCCGAACTCGTTGACGTCAATGTTCATCctacaaaaagagaagttaGGTTTTTGCatgatgaagaaatcatAGAACAGATAGCAAGTCAGTTAGGGGATGTTTTGTCGAATTGTGATACATCAAGATCATTCAAAACCACTTCAATTTTCACACAGAAGCCTGTCTCTATCAGAGAAAACCTAGGTAAACCCCACTCCCAactcatcaacaacatacCAGTAACTCCATTAGGCAATAAAGTCAAGCGCCAGGAAAACAAACTCGTTCGCATAGACGCGTCTCAAACAAAAATCACCAATTACTTGAGATCTGCAGAATACACAGAGAATACAGAACAAAGTACCCCTTATAAGCAGTCATACGAGGACGACAGCATACAATCTTCATGTCGCGCCTCAGAAGGCAGACAACATCAGGGAAGCTGGATTGCAGATACACCAAGCAGACGAGCATCAAAAACGTCGACTTATACTGTTTCGCGCAAAACCAGAGTAGAGGTTAACCTTGCAAGCGTGAACATGCTACGAAAGGAAGTAGACTCCAGCATGAACAAAGACTTGACAAATATTTTTGCAAATCTTACTTACATTGGGCTCGCTGACGAGCAGAGGAGGCTGGCTTGCATACAGCATGATCTTAGACTGTTCTTGGTCGACTATGGTTCCATCTGTAGCGAACTTTTTTATCAGGTCGGCTTAACAGATTTCGCGAACTTCGGCAAGATATTCTTGATTAATGAGGATGAAAGTGCCGGTTCCCAAGAGGAAGGGTTGTCTGTTGGCTCCCTTTTACAAGAGGTTGTGAGTTCAAGAGGAGGTTCATCAACCGAGCTCATACGGCCATTATGGGACATGCGTGAAATGCTCGAGGAGTATTTCTCCATAGAATTGTATGGCGGGGACACGCACGTGGAGAATACAAAGATAAAAAGTCTTCCACTTCTTATCAAAGGATACATCCCACCACTTTCAAAGCTGCCGCACTTCCTTTATCGACTTCTCACCAAAATTGACTGGTCCGATGAGATGAAATGTCTGCAAGGCATTCTAAAACAAATTGCGCTGCTTTACGTCCCCGAGATGATCGAACAGATTGACCCGGAAGACTCTTCAATAAAGGAGGAGGAGCGCATTAGGTACCTTACTGATACTGAGAACATGGAGAAAATCTTAGAAGAAACAATTTTTCCCTGCATTAAGAAGCGTTTATTGGCGCCCAGAGATTTGATGGGgaatgttgttgaagtcgCAAACTTGCCAGGCCTCTATAGGATATTCGAGCGATGCTGA
- the NSE4 gene encoding Smc5-Smc6 complex subunit NSE4 (similar to uniprot|P43124 Saccharomyces cerevisiae YDL105W NSE4 Nuclear protein that plays a role in the function of the Smc5p-Rhc18p complex) gives MTRQREEDDERGNLSSKRRRTEVPQAEAEQASALEEDLEFEILQGYRDVDKDVSKDRVEVARNGDIAIALDRLKAIDTLFDRMVSVNSNRNSLLAQDSKAALNVSELAQLSVRNLKLDESQRVLGISDVINYSKRFMLKEYFNANGIKQERAKVNSSDDAEEEDSSNAQDDSATNQDVYAQGRQQRSLLDQFDQYNRFTQFNWFKMGMLFRTISKTPLTVDHLLGPFAAEKKIRSSSQRIRTTDIVGEAVTAERVTKSSLNSTQEETTPEQVKKCFKVLIEKNGLKQINLFKFIIHPKSFAKSVENLFYTSFLIKGGKLVLEEDEDGFPAIRPKEGLPKNPHDREVEIQRRNDARQNHIIFQLDMATWRRLIQRFDITSPFIP, from the coding sequence ATGACAAGACAGCGggaagaagatgatgagcGGGGCAAtctttcttccaaaaggCGCAGGACTGAAGTTCCACAAGCTGAGGCCGAGCAAGCGTCGGCTCTTGAAGAGGaccttgaatttgaaattttgcAGGGCTATCGCGATGTAGATAAGGATGTTAGTAAAGATCGGGTTGAAGTCGCTAGAAATGGAGATATTGCAATCGCACTTGATCGGTTAAAAGCTATTGATACCCTTTTTGACAGAATGGTGTCGGTTAACTCAAACCGCAACTCCTTACTAGCGCAGGATTCAAAAGCTGCGCTGAATGTGAGTGAGCTAGCGCAGTTAAGCGTAAGGAATTTGAAACTTGATGAATCGCAAAGAGTCTTAGGTATCAGCGATGTTATCAACTACTCTAAGAGGTTCATGCTAAAGGAATATTTCAATGCTAATGGTATCAAGCAAGAGCGTGCCAAGGTTAACTCTAGCGATGATGCGGAGGAAGAGGACTCTTCCAATGCCCAAGACGACTCGGCAACAAACCAGGATGTATACGCGCAAGGGAGACAGCAGCGGAGTCTTTTGGATCAGTTCGACCAGTATAATCGCTTCACACAGTTCAATTGGTTTAAAATGGGTATGCTTTTCAGGACCATATCGAAAACGCCATTGACAGTTGACCACTTGTTGGGCCCCTTTGCAGCAGAGAAGAAAATTAGATCATCGAGCCAAAGAATTAGAACCACGGATATTGTTGGAGAGGCGGTCACAGCCGAAAGAGTcacaaaaagctcattaaATTCCACTCAAGAAGAAACTACGCCTGAACAAGTAAAAAAATGTTTTAAGGTCCTAATTGAGAAAAATGGGCTCAAGCAaatcaatcttttcaagtttatTATACACCCGAAATCATTCGCAAAATCAGTAGAGAACTTGTTTTACACTAGCTTTTTGATTAAAGGCGGCAAGCTAGTGCTtgaggaagacgaggatGGATTTCCAGCTATAAGGCCTAAGGAAGGTCTCCCCAAAAACCCCCATGATCGCGAGGTTGAGATTCAACGTAGAAATGATGCGCGGCAAAATCATAtcatttttcagcttgaCATGGCTACGTGGAGAAGGTTAATACAAAGATTCGATATTACTAGTCCTTTTATTCCCTAA
- the QRI7 gene encoding putative N(6)-L-threonylcarbamoyladenine synthase (similar to uniprot|P43122 Saccharomyces cerevisiae YDL104C), which yields MFRSRTIRWLTSLGGRVSKVCSRRNYRVLAIETSCDDTCVAVIDRKSRQEPPVLLAHLKETLDSEKHGGIVPTKAHLHHQIKVGSLVQQALRQTSSERSIDLVCVTRGPGMPGSLSGGLDFAKGLAVAWDKPLVGVHHMLGHLLISRMHTNGSSPRYPFVSLLVSGGHTIFVHSKSISEHEILCNTIDIAIGDSLDKCAREIGIKGNMIAKNMEKFINENLEEAQSQTVDMSLPNPLRNQNGRMNVQAFSFAPFLTAVRTAMAKNKMEKCTKETRSMAYQIQEALFEHLITKLKLVISLRPDIFECTRHLVCSGGVGANRRLQQKLRDELSFQFQEFHYPEPSLCTDNAVMIGWAGIEIFETLGIKTELGVTPVKKWPLSDLLNVPGWIST from the coding sequence aTGTTTCGGAGTAGGACTATTCGGTGGCTGACGAGCCTAGGCGGAAGGGTTAGCAAAGTATGTTCTCGCCGGAATTATAGAGTTCTGGCAATCGAAACATCTTGTGACGATACATGTGTGGCGGTAATCGATAGGAAAAGTCGACAAGAGCCCCCGGTATTGTTGGCGCACTTAAAAGAGACACTTGATAGTGAAAAACATGGCGGAATTGTTCCGACAAAGGCTCATTTACATCACCAAATCAAGGTTGGTTCTCTAGTTCAGCAAGCGCTGCGCCAAACAAGTTCCGAGCGTAGCATAGATCTGGTATGTGTCACACGTGGGCCCGGTATGCCAGGCTCCTTGTCGGGCGGCCTTGATTTTGCCAAAGGACTCGCAGTTGCATGGGACAAACCCCTCGTAGGTGTACACCACATGTTAGGGCATTTGCTTATCTCTAGGATGCACACAAATGGTTCCTCGCCACGATACCCATTTGTAAGCTTATTGGTAAGTGGCGGCCACACCATTTTTGTTCACTCGAAATCAATTAGCGAACATGAAATCCTATGTAACACCATCGATATTGCCATCGGTGACTCTCTCGACAAGTGCGCACGCGAGATTGGTATTAAAGGCAACATGATTGCCAAAAACATGGAAAAATTTATTAACGAAAACCTAGAAGAGGCTCAAAGCCAGACGGTAGACATGTCTCTGCCGAATCCACTTCGAAATCAAAATGGTAGGATGAATGTGCAAGCGTTTTCCTTCGCGCCTTTCTTAACTGCGGTACGTACCGCAatggccaagaacaagatgGAAAAGTGCACAAAAGAGACGAGGTCAATGGCATACCAGATACAAGAAGCGTTATTTGAACATCTCATCACAAAATTAAAACTTGTTATTTCCTTAAGACCAGATATATTTGAATGCACCAGGCATTTAGTGTGCTCAGGCGGTGTCGGCGCAAATCGCCGCCTCCAACAAAAGTTGCGAGATGAGCTGTCATTCCAATTTCAGGAGTTCCACTACCCCGAACCGTCCCTATGCACGGACAATGCTGTAATGATTGGGTGGGCAGGAAtcgaaatttttgaaaccttGGGTATTAAGACGGAGCTCGGGGTTACTCCTGTCAAAAAGTGGCCACTTTCGGATTTACTTAACGTTCCAGGGTGGATTAGCACATAA
- the MME1 gene encoding Mme1p (similar to uniprot|Q03829 Saccharomyces cerevisiae YMR166C), with amino-acid sequence MISLTSPIPVLHPTHEAHEHRDCVGGNNGANGNGKDKESSSRENSAIWHCVIAGGLGGAIGDSVMHSLDTVKTRQQGAPNAPKYRNMVSAYKTLFVEEGIRRGLYGGYTAAMLGSFPSAAIFFGTYEFTKRKMIDEWGVNDTVSHLTAGLGGDLVSSAAYVPSEVLKTRLQLQGRFNNPYFHSGYNYRNLRDAISVIARIEGWRTLFFGYKATLCRDLPFSAFQFAFYEKFRHWAFSLENKGQDEDLSVLSELTTGAAAGGLAGIITTPMDVIKTRIQTQTPLMALGDSAKLVRIENSLIKGLTAVYRSEGVLGFFSGVGPRFIWTSIQSSIMLLLYQVTLKSLDRLTAPNSAFKHD; translated from the coding sequence ATGATCTCCTTAACCTCCCCTATTCCTGTGCTGCATCCTACGCACGAAGCACATGAACATCGGGATTGTGTTGGTGGGAACAACGGGGCCAATGGGAATGGTAAAGATAAGGAATCTTCGAGCAGGGAGAACAGTGCGATTTGGCATTGCGTAATAGCAGGCGGGCTCGGTGGTGCCATCGGAGACTCTGTGATGCACTCTCTAGATACGGTAAAAACGAGGCAGCAGGGGGCGCCCAATGCGCCTAAGTACAGAAACATGGTTTCTGCCTACAAAACCCTATTCGTGGAGGAAGGCATTAGGAGAGGTCTCTACGGAGGTTACACTGCAGCTATGCTGGGATCTTTCCCGAGCGCGGCAATTTTCTTCGGCACTTACGAGTTTACAAAACGAAAGATGATTGACGAATGGGGCGTCAACGACACGGTGTCGCACCTAACCGCTGGGTTGGGGGGAGACTTGGTCTCGAGTGCCGCTTACGTACCGAGCGAGGTCCTGAAAACGCGGCTTCAATTGCAAGGGCGTTTCAACAACCCGTACTTTCATTCTGGCTATAATTATAGAAACCTTAGAGACGCGATCTCTGTCATCGCACGGATAGAAGGCTGGCGGACACTCTTCTTCGGATACAAGGCAACTTTGTGCCGTGATTTGCCATTCAGCGCATTCCAGTTTGCATTTTACGAGAAATTCAGACATTGGGCTTTTAGTCTTGAAAATAAGGGCCAGGATGAGGACCTTTCAGTTTTAAGTGAGCTTACGACTGGCGCTGCAGCCGGCGGCCTAGCAGGCATCATAACGACACCCATGGATGTTATCAAAACTCGTATACAGACTCAAACCCCTCTGATGGCCTTAGGGGATAGTGCAAAACTGGTGCGCATCGAGAACTCTCTTATCAAAGGCCTGACAGCCGTTTATCGTTCTGAGGGCGTACTTGGTTTTTTCAGCGGTGTGGGACCTAGATTCATATGGACAAGTATACAGAGCAGTATTATGCTCTTATTGTATCAGGTCACCCTCAAATCACTCGACCGATTAACGGCGCCTAACTCTGCATTCAAACATGATTGA